CAGAATTGCTGCCATAAGCCACGCTATGATTACGGCCGACTCGAAGCGCCGAATCGAGCGCAGCACCATAAATAGCCCCGCACACACAAACGGCACTATCATCCAGGCAACGGTGCGCATATGAAAATCAGGAATAAAGGGGATAAAGTCCTGATGAAAGAGGTACGGCACCTTATAGAATATCCCCTGCAGGACATCATAAAACTGTTGAGAGGCTTTATTAATAACCATCAACACGATCTGGAGCATTGAGAGACCTCCCTCGACCTCTCCCCATAGCGCGCGTGGGCCGGTAAGATTAAATGGGTTCATGAAGATAATTGTCTTATCTGCGTAGTAGTAACTAAGCGGTAATCCGATCAGCCAAAGCAATACCCCGACCCCGACCCAGGCGAGCTGCGTCCCGCGCAAAGGAGATTTAAACCTGTTGACGAGCCAGTAGATCCCGATAGCGAATACGGGGATCGCTACAGAGCTCTGCCCAGATGGGTATTGATGCCAGGTCAGCCCCATAACGAGTGCAACCCAGACAGCATCAATCACCTTACGGGTATCTGCGGCTCTTATAAGAAGCCAGCACAACAGCAAAGCTGGCCAGGTAGTAACCCCATGTGGATAGATATCTGTGCGCCCCCAGCCGATGTGAAGTGCGTTTAACGCAAGTAACATTGCTGCTATAACGCCGGCCTGCTTGCCCCCTATGCGTCGAGCCAGCAGATACATAAATGGAATAGTAAAGACTCCAACCAGGGCAGAGGACATCCGTAACGCAAGAAGGGTAGTGCCGAAGAGCTTGGTAGTTAGATAGATCGGTAGATAATAGAGTAAGCCTAGTGGTGACCATGGACCGGAAACCCCTTTATTAGCCAAAAACATCCCTTCAAGCGATGTTGCCCCTGCTGAATAGCTGGCGACCTCCCCCTCAAAGGAGTTAAAGATATGATTTATGGCGTAGAGACGAAAGAACAACGCGACAAGGAATATACCGAGCAGAACCGAGCCATCTCGTAGCGTAAAGGAGCTATCGCTTACGCCCCTCTGTGCCAAAGACTCAAGCGGTTGCTCCTTGCGAAAAGCTGCGTAAAAACAGAGTAGCGCTAGGGCGTAACCAACCATAGAGCATCCAATAACCATCCGGGTTGCTGAGCTAATAGCATCACCTTCCCTCGCTCCCTGGCTAAGGGCAAAAATCAGGTGTTGATTGATTAGTGCCCACTGAGCCGTAAATGCTAGGATCAGTCCCAGCGCAAAGAAGTTATGGCGGGGCTTTTTAAAGCGCACACCTGAAACAACGAGCGCTACTATGATCACAGGCAGCAGCGCCAACATGTTCTCGCCGCGGAAACGAAATAAGATATTACCAAGCTTAATCAAGCGGCCTGCCACTGGTTGCAGCGCAACGAGAGCTAACTGGTTTGCGCCATCATCGAGAGCCGCCAGGTAAAAGCCTAGCGCCGTCAATGCGGTTGCAAGTATAAGGAAGAGAGCTACGATGAATTTACTCATGACTAAAACACACAAAAACTAGAGTGACAGTGTACCATCACCGATTCCGGTTAAGTTAGGCCAGAGGAAATCTGCACGCACCTTAAACTTATCAGAATATAGAGCGTCTCTATGCCGTCCCATCCCTGATTAGCCCTTAATGGCTACAATATACCAGCACCTAATCATTGGATAAGTTCCTCTAAAAATACTCAATTATTCGAGGAACTGTGTAGGGTTAGGCATGTAAATTACCCTTGGTAATTGCTGTGCTAACCTGGTATAATAGAGTTGTAAGGTAGAGTTTTTAAGGAGGTCCCACGATCCCACTCCGTCCCGTACATGGCTCTTATCCCCTAGCGTTCGCTCCCTTCTGTGTGCTTCTCTCTCCGAACGCCCCATCTTCTGCCTGCCCGCATCACCTTTCAATCTATCAATCTATTAACCAACTTTATGGAGGAACCAATATCCTATGAAGAATAACCTCGCGCTGGCGTTAAAGAATGATTCAGACTCGTTAAAGGTAGTAAAACGTGTTGTGGCAGCTTGTGAGGATGTGAGGGGAAAGGACGTGCATGTTCTAGACGTGCATTCCATTTCCGACTTCGCTGATTATTTCATCGTAGTAACTGGGCGCTCCGACCGACAGGTACAGGGTATCACGAACCGCGTAATCCAAGAGCTCTCTATCCTTGGCGCAAAGCCGTTGTCGGTAGAGGGGTATCAGGATGGGCAATGGGTGCTTGTAGATTGCGGCGATGTCATAGTTCACATCTTTTACGAGCCGGTACGCGAGTTCTATGACATCGAGAGCTTGTGGATGCGTGCTCGGCGGCTTGATGTAGCAGGTGCTGCATAGCAGCTCAGAATATGCCAGTTAGGACCAGTAGCGTTGATCCGCAATTCGCAGCATCTGCTCCGAATTATAAAATCCCCTCCTCCACGAACGGCGCAACCGAGAGATACGCCGCAACATACGCAGGCCGTGATTCATCACACGCACACTCGATGGAGCGCTGCGTCTAAGTCGCACCGGCACCCGTTTGATCTCAAGCATGCCTGCGATAATAGCTCCAAATTCCCCCTGGTTCTGGGCGAGTGTTAGCACTTGTACATGTTTGAGATTAAGAGCGCGGAGTACCGCGCTAGTTTGATCGGGGCTGCCATCATCGACGAAGATAATTTCGTAACTGGTCACCGTAGTTTAATGTCGCGATTCAAGCTATTGAGATTACGGCGAAGTTTCATAGGTAATTCGATTGGTCGTCCCCTGACCGGGCACGACAGATTTTGTGCCCAGTTAATATTTTTTCCCCTGATTTGCGAAGCAAATCCGCCCCTTAGGGGCTTTTGAGTGTCATTACCGTATGCGAATATTTCTGGAATATGCTCACTACTTACTGCCGCTGTTTAATTTTAGTGCCTATCTCCATCAAATTAGGCAGCGATACTCGATCAATTCGTTCAATTACTGTCAATAAACTAAGCATGTTAGGTATGCCAAATAATTTACGGCGCGCTCCTTGTTCAAGGATCCGGTTCGTGTCACCATTGAACTCTAAAGTATAACTAAGAAGTGGCTCTTTATGTATCACGGCGACGCACTACCAAACGAACGGTTTAGCTTCATAAATATCTTTAAACAGGGTGTTTTTTGGGCTGTCCACCTGGCCTGTCTAGTAGCCATCTGGGTAGGGATTAGCTGGGTAGCTGTGGTCGTATGTCTCGCTTTCTATGTAATTCGTATGTTCGCCATCACCGGCGTCTACCACCGCTACTTCTCTCACCGCTCGTATGAGACAAGTCGCGTTTTTCAGTTTCTGCTCGCCGTGCTCGGTACAACCGCAGCACAGAAGGGGCCAATCTGGTGGGCTTCGCACCACCGCCATCACCACAAGCACTCAGATACCCCAGAGGATATCCATTCACCTATTGTTCACGGTATCTATTTTGCCCACGTTGGGTGGGTACTCAGCTCTCAATTTGTGGACTCCCGTCCTGAGCTGGTCAAAGATCTTACTAAGTACCCAGAGCTATGCTTACTTGAAAAGTACAACCTTGTTCCGCCGATACTACTCGCTGTAGGAATGTTCTTTTTCGGCGGCTGGCTACAGGTTGCTTATCCAGCACTCGGTACCTCCGCTATGCAGATGTTAGTATGGGGCTTCTTTATCAGCACCGTCCTGCTCTATCACGGCACCTTCTGTATTAACTCCTTCACACATCTGATCGGCAAGCGTCGCTTTCCATCAACTGATAGCAGCAAGAACAACCTCTTTCTGGCCTTAATCACCTTGGGCGAGGGCTGGCACAATAACCACCATTATTATCCAGGCTCAGAGCGTCAGGGCTTTTACTGGTGGGAGATCGATATCTCGCACTACATCCTAACGGTGCTCTCCTGGTTCGGCCTGGTGTGGAACCTCCGTGTTCCCCCCGCGCGTGTATATGCGGCAGCAGGGAAGCTTACGTAGGCAAATGCTCTATCCAGCTTGAATCTTAATCTCGCGGTGACACGCTCCGCAGTTCTCAAAAAGGGGATACAGCTCCTGCGTGGCTAGAACCACGAGTGGCTCCCTGCACTTTGCGCAGGAGATCTCAGCGTGTGAGATCCTTGTTTTCTCCCTATGAATCCTTAGGATAATAAATGGAGAGATTAAGAGCGTCAGGGGTACGAGTACGAAATGTGCTCCCGGAATACAGAGGCATACACAGGCCACCAAGAGACACGCCCCGCTCGCCTTAAGCGAGCGCATAAGACGCGCCCGCTCGCTAAAGTGCAGCACCGTAATAGACCCATGCGAAGTTGTATCGGCGTAACTAGCAACGATCTGGTGAGTCACAACTTGAGTTGTCATAGGTTATCCTTTACATAACGGTAAAACATGGTGAATAATTACGTGTATAGTTAGCATGAAACCAGAGATATCTAGCCACATCTGCGCTGCAGCCACAATCGACCCGCGCTCGCTCCCTCCACAGCAGCTCTTTAGTAGAGCCAGCGATCTAGGCATCTCCCAGGAGGTTACCAGAAGGTGGGCCGGGGCCGTCATTGGGCGGGGTGAATATATCGCCTCAACCGTTATGGCTAAGAGCCATATCGCAAAAAGATTTGCACAGCACCTATCGGATCTCCCCGCACTCTCTCTCACAACGCACCAACGTTCGGAGGTAGATGGATTTGAGAAGCTACTCTTCACAACACCTGATGGCATGGGGATCGAAACCGTTTTGATCCCCCTTAAGAAGGAGGGCTCCGTTAGCATCTGCCTCTCCTCGCAGGTCGGCTGCGTAATGGGGTGTACCTTCTGCGCCACTGCGCGCATGACTAAGCGCCGTAACCTTCACTCCTGGGAGATCCTCGACCAATATATTCAGGCCCGTAAGCTCGTACTATCGCAGGGGCGCCGCGTTACAGGAGCTGTGTTTATGGGGATGGGGGAGCCATTTCTTAACTTTACACAGGTGATTACTGCCGCACAGTGGCTCTGCTTTCCCGTTGAACACGCTATCTCTGGCAAGGCCATTACCATCAGCACCGTAGGACTAGTCCAAGAGATAGAGCGCTTTACCGATCTAAAGCTCCCCTTTCGGCTCTCTATCAGCCTCGGTGCGGCAACGGATGAGAAACGGGCACGCCTCGTACCGGTTGCTGCACGAACACCGGTGCACGTTCTTATGGCTGCGGCACGTCGCCACGCCCTGGCGCGCAAGGTCCGAGTTAACCTCTCATACGTTTGTATCAAGGGTGAGAACGTGAGCGAAGATGACGCTCGGGAACTAGCGCTACTTGTTGAAGACACCCCGATTAGACTTGATCTGATCGACGTAACGGATCACTCGGGGCGCTATCAACCCCCCTCACCTGAGGAGCTTAAGGCCTTTCGTGATGCGCTCTCTTTTCATCTAAAGCAACCCGTAGCACGGCGCTACTCCGGAGGGGCAGATATCAAGGCCTCCTGCGGCTCCTTAGCAACGCAGTAGGGCCCTATATTGGCTCAACCTCAGCATGTGCAGGCAAAGCGCCGTTAAGGGTGTCCTGCTCCAAGCGCTGCCACATCAAATAACGCTTACGCCGCTCTGGACGCTCGCAGCGATAGCTCCTGCTGGGCTCCTGCTGGTTAAACTGATGTGCCTCGAATTCGTTGTTTACTGACATCCAGGCACACAGGGCTGCCCCCCTAGAGCCCGCCTCATGGGTCGCAAGACGGTGCAAAATATGCCCAGAAACATCCGAGATATACTGCAGAAGATAACCTAGCTCTGAGCCCCCACCCGCCACATCGATCTCGTTCGGAAGCACCTCTCCAAGCAGCCCCTTGTCCGAGAACTCCTCTAGCATCCGAACAACCAGATTCCCAACGTTCTCAACGATAGCACGCGCGCGGTCGGCCGTTGTAGCGTCTGGCTTACTCACCATTACGTTAGGAACTCCGTGCTCCCATCTTGGAAGGGAGTGCCTATGATTTACAAAATATGCGGTCGCACGTCCCTGCAAGTGCTCCTGTTCTGCACGCTCGCACATGGCGTTTAATTCCTTCGAGCTCTTACACCACTCACGCCGTAACGGCTCCAGCAGAACCGTACCGGTCACCGGCGAGGTCGTCTCAATCAGAAACTTCATCTCGCGCGCATAACTATTCGGAATAAGGCGCGAGAGTAAAACACTCGTCATCATACCAGTTTTCTGAACTACGTTGCATCCAGTATCGAGGGTCAGCGCCGCAATGGTACCAAGGTTCAGAAGGGGTCGCCGCTTTATTCCACTACGCCCGATCAGTGCTGCCTGTTGGTCCCCTAGTAGCGCAACTATCGGCACTCCAGCATAGTGCGTATGGGGCGCCAGCGAGGGATTAATTCTAGGCAACCTATGGGGGTCAACCTCAAAATCTCGGCACAGATCGTTGCTCCAGCCCCGCTCTGTAAGTGCATAGAGCATCGTTCTGGCCGCCATCGTATCCTCAGTTACGAAGACCTTTTTGCCACTCATACGGTGCAGCAGAAAGGCATCAAGGGTCGCAACGTAGATCGAGGGCTCAAGAAACTGTCTCTGTAAAAGATGAATCTTGCCAGCAGCGAAGTTAGGGATGGTCGGAAGCCCGGTTTTAAGTGAGATGCGCTCAACCCCTCGGCCAAAATTCTGAATAATCGGCCCCGTCCGGGTATCGGCCCAGGTTATTACGGGGTGACGGGGCCTGCCGTCAATAGAGTTCCAGGCCAAGACCCCTGAGCGTTGTACAGCTAGTCCGGCGGCCCTAATCTTGACCCCCTGCTCATTGCTCCAAGCGACGGCTCTGTTGAACACCTCTGTAACGGAGGTAAGTAACCCCTCTGGGTCCTGCTCAACGCAGGGGTTATTATCAATACGCGCCGGTACCGCTGCAGCGAACTCCTGCACGGCGTTCCCGGTAGCATCAACCAGGAGCCCCTTGGTTGAGCTGGAGCCCTGATCTACCCCTAAAAACAGCTCATTATCGCTCATTGAATCATCACTCATTGAATCATTGCTCGTTATTGCTATATTGTCCCATGGTGCTGTAGCTTTTGCCACATAATACGTCACTAATGAAAACCGTGAAAAGAAAAGCAGAGCTAACAAATAAGGTAACCGATGGCGAGCGTCTGGATCGCGTAGAAGCGCTTGAGCTCTGGAACCTTTTTGAGTTTACGGAACTGGCAACGCTCGCACAGACGGTTCGTTTCCGTCACAATCCAGCACCGCACGTCACCTACCTGATCGACAGAAATATTAACTACACGAATGTCTGTAACACTGACTGCTCTTTCTGCGCCTTCTACCGCCACGATCCACGCGACCCTGAAGCCTACGTTCTCTCGCGTGAAACATTAACTAGCAAAGTTACAGAGGCTCTTAAGCTTGGCGCAACGAGGTTATTGCTACAGGGTGGACACAACGACGAGCTCCCCTACTCCTTTTATCTTGAATTAATCGAGTGGCTACACACTAATTTTAAGATAGATCTTAACGCCTTCTCCCCATCTGAGATCCATCAGATGACCCTTATCTCCGGCAAGGATGCGCTCGAAGTGCTGCAAGAGCTTAAAGCACGCGGGCTA
The nucleotide sequence above comes from Pseudomonadota bacterium. Encoded proteins:
- a CDS encoding glycosyltransferase family 39 protein, with protein sequence MSKFIVALFLILATALTALGFYLAALDDGANQLALVALQPVAGRLIKLGNILFRFRGENMLALLPVIIVALVVSGVRFKKPRHNFFALGLILAFTAQWALINQHLIFALSQGAREGDAISSATRMVIGCSMVGYALALLCFYAAFRKEQPLESLAQRGVSDSSFTLRDGSVLLGIFLVALFFRLYAINHIFNSFEGEVASYSAGATSLEGMFLANKGVSGPWSPLGLLYYLPIYLTTKLFGTTLLALRMSSALVGVFTIPFMYLLARRIGGKQAGVIAAMLLALNALHIGWGRTDIYPHGVTTWPALLLCWLLIRAADTRKVIDAVWVALVMGLTWHQYPSGQSSVAIPVFAIGIYWLVNRFKSPLRGTQLAWVGVGVLLWLIGLPLSYYYADKTIIFMNPFNLTGPRALWGEVEGGLSMLQIVLMVINKASQQFYDVLQGIFYKVPYLFHQDFIPFIPDFHMRTVAWMIVPFVCAGLFMVLRSIRRFESAVIIAWLMAAIL
- the rsfS gene encoding ribosome silencing factor; translation: MKNNLALALKNDSDSLKVVKRVVAACEDVRGKDVHVLDVHSISDFADYFIVVTGRSDRQVQGITNRVIQELSILGAKPLSVEGYQDGQWVLVDCGDVIVHIFYEPVREFYDIESLWMRARRLDVAGAA
- a CDS encoding glycosyltransferase, with protein sequence MTSYEIIFVDDGSPDQTSAVLRALNLKHVQVLTLAQNQGEFGAIIAGMLEIKRVPVRLRRSAPSSVRVMNHGLRMLRRISRLRRSWRRGFYNSEQMLRIADQRYWS
- a CDS encoding acyl-CoA desaturase encodes the protein MYHGDALPNERFSFINIFKQGVFWAVHLACLVAIWVGISWVAVVVCLAFYVIRMFAITGVYHRYFSHRSYETSRVFQFLLAVLGTTAAQKGPIWWASHHRHHHKHSDTPEDIHSPIVHGIYFAHVGWVLSSQFVDSRPELVKDLTKYPELCLLEKYNLVPPILLAVGMFFFGGWLQVAYPALGTSAMQMLVWGFFISTVLLYHGTFCINSFTHLIGKRRFPSTDSSKNNLFLALITLGEGWHNNHHYYPGSERQGFYWWEIDISHYILTVLSWFGLVWNLRVPPARVYAAAGKLT
- a CDS encoding radical SAM protein; amino-acid sequence: MKPEISSHICAAATIDPRSLPPQQLFSRASDLGISQEVTRRWAGAVIGRGEYIASTVMAKSHIAKRFAQHLSDLPALSLTTHQRSEVDGFEKLLFTTPDGMGIETVLIPLKKEGSVSICLSSQVGCVMGCTFCATARMTKRRNLHSWEILDQYIQARKLVLSQGRRVTGAVFMGMGEPFLNFTQVITAAQWLCFPVEHAISGKAITISTVGLVQEIERFTDLKLPFRLSISLGAATDEKRARLVPVAARTPVHVLMAAARRHALARKVRVNLSYVCIKGENVSEDDARELALLVEDTPIRLDLIDVTDHSGRYQPPSPEELKAFRDALSFHLKQPVARRYSGGADIKASCGSLATQ
- a CDS encoding FGGY family carbohydrate kinase gives rise to the protein MAKATAPWDNIAITSNDSMSDDSMSDNELFLGVDQGSSSTKGLLVDATGNAVQEFAAAVPARIDNNPCVEQDPEGLLTSVTEVFNRAVAWSNEQGVKIRAAGLAVQRSGVLAWNSIDGRPRHPVITWADTRTGPIIQNFGRGVERISLKTGLPTIPNFAAGKIHLLQRQFLEPSIYVATLDAFLLHRMSGKKVFVTEDTMAARTMLYALTERGWSNDLCRDFEVDPHRLPRINPSLAPHTHYAGVPIVALLGDQQAALIGRSGIKRRPLLNLGTIAALTLDTGCNVVQKTGMMTSVLLSRLIPNSYAREMKFLIETTSPVTGTVLLEPLRREWCKSSKELNAMCERAEQEHLQGRATAYFVNHRHSLPRWEHGVPNVMVSKPDATTADRARAIVENVGNLVVRMLEEFSDKGLLGEVLPNEIDVAGGGSELGYLLQYISDVSGHILHRLATHEAGSRGAALCAWMSVNNEFEAHQFNQQEPSRSYRCERPERRKRYLMWQRLEQDTLNGALPAHAEVEPI